GGCGAGATTTGCTTTGGAGCAGGGTTGCTAGGCGTTTATACGAACTTCGCAAAAGCGGTGAGATCAGAATTCGATTTATAGAAATGTTTTCTAAAATCCTAATTTACATAAATCGAATCTATTGAATTAAAAATTGAGTTTGGACCGGAACGCTGGATCCATTCAAGGAAGAATCAAAGACAATGCCAAAGCCGATTCGTTATCAATACAGTTACTCTCAGAAAGTCGCCTGGGGAGACATGGATGCTTTTGGGCACGTGAATCACGTAGTCTATGCCAAGTATTTTGAGAACGCGAGGGCGAATTACTTTTCCGATTTGAAGCTCTGGGATTCACCGGATCGTCCCTCGACCGGCGGACCCGTGATCACTCATATCGAAGTTGATTATAGAAAACAGGTTCGTTATCCGGAAGTCTTGGATATCACCTTACAGGTCGATTCCGTTACTTCCCGCTCCTTTCACATCTCTTGTACGATGTGGAATCAAGAAGGAGAATGTGTTTCGACTGCAAAGGGAGAGTTTCTCTGGTTCAACTTTGCGACTCAAAAACCGACACAACTTCCGGAAGTCTATAAGACTCTTTTTTTCCAAGGGCAAACCTAACTTTCTTCTGAAACGCAGATAAAATTAATTTTCCGATCTCGGAAGGAAGATTCGATCTCTTTTGGACGAGAATGAATTTTTGCGGAGAAAAAAAGATTTCTCGAAAGAATCTCTTTTTACAGGAATTACGATTTAATTTTAAATTGGAGAAAGGGCACGGGCACTTTGCGCGGGGAAGAATTCAAATCATGGGTACGTTTTTTTAAGGAGCGAGCTTGATTCTTATTTTTTTGTCATCTATTGATAAAAATGTAAATACTCTTTTCTCCTAAGAAACGGAAGCTCTTTTAAATTTTGTCTTCTTTAGACAAGACTTGAAAACTCGAAGAATGTCCGAAAAAAGAAACAGACATTCTTCTTAGAATTTCCTCTCAATCGATCATATTCTCTAAACTTTATACAATAGAATTCTAAAGTAAGCTTAAGATCCAAGTGTCCAAGGAAAACGCACCTGCACCCGTAAGAACCAGGGCCAAGGCGGCACCGATCGCAAGAAGATGGAATTCATATCCTTCTCCTTTTTGCGCACCGAACCAGTTGATAAAGAAGCCGTTTTCTCTGTGAACCAAAAAGGCCGCTCCTAACATAATGATCGCGATGCTCAACGCGGTAAAACGAGTGAGAAGTCCGAACACGAGCGCGACGGAACCGAGAGATTCTCCGATGATGACAAGGAAAGCCACGATCGCAGGAAGTCCGACGGTCCCCGTAAAATAACCCATGGTTCCTTTGAAACCGTAGCCGCCGAACCATCCGAGGAGTTTTTGCGCTCCGTGTGGAAAGATTACGAGTCCTAATACCACCCTTAAAAGAAAAGGGCCAAGATCGGAATTTGTGGAAAAAAGTGTTTCTAACATAATGATTCTCCTTCTATCAACTCTCAATACTTTATGTTTGAAGTAGTTGCTTTGTTTTTAAATGATTTAAACATGAAGTAATTTGTCAACCGAAAAACAATCGTCTATTCCCTTTTTTGGAAAAAAGAAATCGATTTTGGGTACAGAAAGTGCGGGTTAGGAAGATGACGGACGTTCCGATTCTATTCTTATAAATTGGAGGTTCAAAGGTTGGTTTCGATTTGCAAGTCGGTTTAAAAAAGCTTGCTAAGCCCTGTAAAGAGGAAATGTTTTCCCGTCATGTGTGATACATTCTTAGCGACTCCTTCCTTTACGGGCAACGGTTCTATGATTTTTGGTAAGAATTCCGATCGAGAACCCAACGAGGCCCAAGCTCTTCTTCGTGTTCTTTCTCGCACGGGAGAAAAAGAGACGCAGTGCACGTATATCAAGGTTCCGAGCGTGAAAGAAACGCAGGAAGTGATCTTATCGAAACCGTTTCAGATGTGGGGAGCGGAAATGGGCGCCAATTCTTCCGGTGTCGTCATCGGTAACGAGGCGGTCTTTACAAAAATCCCATTTGAAAAAAAGAATCAAGGTCTTACTGGAATGGACCTTCTTCGGTTGGCCTTGGAACGAAGTAAGAATGCGGAGGCCGCAAGAGAAACCATTCTTCAACTCTTGGAACAGTTCGGCCCGGATGCCTGCGGTGGTTATTCAAATT
The sequence above is a segment of the Leptospira stimsonii genome. Coding sequences within it:
- a CDS encoding acyl-CoA thioesterase, whose translation is MPKPIRYQYSYSQKVAWGDMDAFGHVNHVVYAKYFENARANYFSDLKLWDSPDRPSTGGPVITHIEVDYRKQVRYPEVLDITLQVDSVTSRSFHISCTMWNQEGECVSTAKGEFLWFNFATQKPTQLPEVYKTLFFQGQT
- a CDS encoding DoxX family protein, coding for MLETLFSTNSDLGPFLLRVVLGLVIFPHGAQKLLGWFGGYGFKGTMGYFTGTVGLPAIVAFLVIIGESLGSVALVFGLLTRFTALSIAIIMLGAAFLVHRENGFFINWFGAQKGEGYEFHLLAIGAALALVLTGAGAFSLDTWILSLL